DNA sequence from the Cyanobium sp. WAJ14-Wanaka genome:
GTGGCCAAGGCCAGGTTTGTCTCGGCTGCATCCGGTTTAAGGCTGAGCACCTGGCGCCAGCGACCAAGGGCCTCCTTGGTTTTACCCATGTCGAACAGCACCAATCCCTGGTTGTTGATCGCTTCCCAGAAATCACGGCGCAGTTTGGCGGCCTGTTCAAAGGCCTTTAGGGCAGGGCCTGGTTGGGCCAGCTGGATGTGGGCATTGCCGATGTCGAAATAGGCACCCGCATTGTTGGAATCGAGCTTGAGGCCCTGGCCCAAAAGCTCAATGGCAGCTTCCGGCTTGCCTTCCCGCAGGGCGAGGGAGCCCTGGGCAAACCAGATGCCCGGATTGCGCGGATCCAATTCCTTTGCCCGAGCCAGGGAAGTTCCCGCTTCCTTGAGCTGTTTGCTGCGTAGTTGGGCTTCTGCAAGCAGCAGCCAGCCCCTTGGGTCATCGGGCAAAAGCTGCACGGTGAGGGCGGCCAATTGGGCGGCTTCCGCCGCCTGGCCTAGGCGCAGTAGGCGTGATGCGGCTTGGGCGATACCTAGACCAGCCCCTTCCAACTCAACCCTTTGGGGGATGTAGACGTAGGGCACCAGGTTTGCCCTCGCAGCTGGCAGGTTTCCCAGGGAGAGCCCCAACATCAGGGGTGCTGCCACTCCAGCTCGGAGCCAGCGGGGGGCCATGGGGCAAGAAATAGGGGTAACCCACCCTAGGGAGGTAGTTGCTGGGCAAGGGATTTTTCGGCGGCCTGGATATTGCGGCGCCACATCCAGGGTTTGATCCGCCTCAAGGCCGAGGCCCGGAGCTTGCCATCCCAGTTTTGATCGCTCCATTTCAGGGCTTCTGTGGCCTGGAGATTGAGCACCCATGGCCGGGGCTGTAGATCCGGATCGGTGCTGCTTTCCAGCTCCCGCTGATTCCAGGGGCAGACGTCCTGGCAGATATCGCAACCTGCCACCCACGGCCCCATGCCCTTTTCGATGGCCGCTGGCAGCTCCGCATCCCGGTTTTCGATGGTGTGGAAGGCGATGCAGCGGCGGCTATCCACCACGAAGGGCTCGCGAATTGCGCCGGTTGGGCAGGCTTCGATACAGGCGGTGCATCTACCGCAGAGTGGTTGGCCAGGGCCATCGGCGGGCAATTCCAAATCGGTGAGCAGGTGGCCGATCAATAGCCAGGAGCCCTGGTCGCGATTTATCAGGTTGCCGTGTTTGCCAATCCAGCCAAGGCCGGCCTCCTCAGCCCAGGCCTTATCCATCAAGGGAGCGCTGTCGACGCAGGCCCGCCAACCCACCCCTGGCACCTGCTGCTCAAGCCAACGGCCAAGCTGCCGCAAGCGGCGATCAATGGTGCGGTGGTAATCGCGGCCCCAGCCGTAGCGCGCCACGGCAAGGGAACCCTCGGCGCGCTCGGTTTTCACGTAGTAGTTCAGGCCCACCGCCAGCAGGCTGCGCACCCCGGGAAGCAATTTTTCTATGGCCCGTCGTTTTGGGTCTGCCATCCAGCCCATGTCGGCCTGGTATCCCGCCGCCAGCCACCGTTGGAGGGCGGCAGTTCTCAGGGCGATCCTCTCCCCCCCCGGCACGGCCGCCAGACCGACCGGGTTGAAGCCCAGGGAGCGGGCCTGCTCCTTGAGCTGGAGGGCTAGGGCTAACACCCGTAAAGTTGCGCCATCCCCATAGTTTGCTGCGTAAACCCCGTGAGCACCGCGTCAATTACCCGTTTCGGCCACCTGCTTCGTTGGGTGGGCATCACCTTGGTGGTGCTGCTGGCGCTGCAAATGCTGGTGCTGTTGGCCTCCTGGAACTGGGCCTTGGAGCCCTTTCGCCAATTATTTGTAGACCGTCTGGTGGGTGAATCCCCGATGGCCCTGTTGGGTCTGGTGTTGATGCTTTACGGCTCCAGGCTTGATCAACCGGGCCCCGAACGCACCCCCATCCGCTGGGTGGTGGGCCTGGTAAGCATCGTGCTTGCCATCACGATGGTGGTGGCGGTGCCCGTTTCGATCGGCTCTGAAAAGGCCACGGGCGAACAGGTGGCCCAGGCCGATGGCGCCCTAGCTATGCAGACCCTGCAACTGGAGCGAGAGAAGCAGCAATTGGCCGATCCCAAGGCGGTGGACCAGGTGATTGCCCAGGCGGAGAAGGCCGGTCAAATTCCAGCCACGATGTCGGAGCAGGAAAAGCAGCTCAAGGCCCGTCAATTTATTGATACCCAGCTCAAGCCCCAGCTCGAGAAGCAGGAACAGCAACTGGGTCAGGCCAAGTTGGGCAGGGATTTGGCGGTGCAGCAGAGGCGCTTTGGTGGCACCTGGCGTGCGGCAGTTTTGGCCATTGCCTTTGGGGTGTTGGCCCTGGTGGCCCTGATCTGAGACGTGCCTCGCTAGGTTGCCCCCAGACAGCTGAATACCGGATTTCCGGATTGTTCCTTGGTTCAGTCCAATCCCAAATCTGACCAGCCGCTGGCCAATCGGTTTCAGCAGGACCTCAAGAACGACCTGATTGCAGGTCTGTTGGTGGTGATTCCGCTGGCCACCACCATTTGGCTGGCCACCACGGTCAGCCGTTTTGTGCTGGCTTTTCTCACCTCCATACCCAAACAGTTCAACCCCTTCAACACCCTTAATCCGCTGTTGCTGGAGCTGATCAACCTGGGCGTGGGCCTCCTGGTTCCCCTGCTCGGGATCCTGCTGATTGGCTTGATGGCCCGCAACATTGTCGGCCGTTGGTTGCTCGAGTTTGGGGAGGGCACCCTGCTGCGGATTCCCGTGGCTGGTTCGGTTTACAAAACCCTCAAGCAGCTGCTTGAGACCTTTCTTCAGGGCAGTTCAAGCAAGTTTCGCCGGGTTGTGATGGTGGAATATCCCAGGGAGGGTCTATTTGCCCTTGGTTTTGTCACGGGCGTGCTGGGATCAGCCATGCAGGCTGGATTTACCGAACCGATGCTCAGCGTGTTTATTCCCACCGCCCCTAACCCAACCACCGGCTGGTACACCGTTGTGCCAGAGCGCTCCGTTAAGGATCTTGATCTCTCCGTGGAGGATGCCTTCCGCACGATCATTTCCGCGGGCATCGTCAACCCCGATGAGCGTGAAACCCCCAATCGCAGCTTTTCCAGCTTGCTGGCCCAGCTGCGCGCCCCCCAGATGTCTTGATGCAGAGCCGCACCCTTTCCCGTGAACTGGCCCTGCTGATGTTGGGTCAGACCAGTGACCGGGGTCCGGGCCCGAAGAGCTTGGCCGATGGGGCCATGGATGTCCTGCTGCAACAGGCCCTATCCACCCTTCAGCAGCATGTGCGCGAGGCCTTGGACCTATCGGCCGAAAATCTGCAAACGGCCCAGCAGCAACTGCTCGACAGTGAGTTGCAGGAGCAGGGTGACCAGCAATTGCCGCGGGTTCGAAAGCACCTCCAAGCCGGCCTGGAATCGGCCGAGCAGGCCCTTAATCGCCTCTCAGCCAGCCTGGAATTGCCCCGTCTTTTGCTCCTGGCCGATCAGGAGAGCGTGCGGATGGGGGCCATTCAGCGGTCCCGGGCGGTTTTGGCCCAAAGGGAAACCATCGACGTTGAATTGGATGGGGTGATGGAGGGATGGCGTTTGGGTCGTTTGCCCAGGATTGATCGCGACATCCTGCGCCTGGCCGTAGTCGATTTGGGCCAGTTCGCCACTCCGGCGGCCGTGGCCTGCAATGAGGCGGTGGAGTTGGCCAACCGCTACAGCGATGAGCAGGGCCGGCGCATGATCAATGGGGTGCTGCGCCGTTACACCGCCGCCAAGGCGGCTGGCCATATCCCCAGCCAGGTTCTGACAAGCGGGGAGGCCTGATTTAGCCATGGTTTACGACTGGTTTAACCGCACTGGCGAAGGGGGCCAGGCTCCCCAGGAAGAGACCCCCGCCGCCGAACAGGCGGCCCCCGTAGATCCCAATGCTGAGGCCCTGGAGTGGGCGAAGCAGGCCTATGCGCGTCTAAAGGCCCAGCAGCAGGCGGCCAAGGAGGAAGCTGCCATACAGGAAACCGCCAAAGAGCAGCATGCACCCCAGCCCGATCCAGTTCAAGAGCAAGTAGTCCCTGCGGAACCTGCACAACAACAGCCATTAGCGGACCCCCAAACAGCAGCCCCCCCAACAACAGCCCCCGAAACCCCCGCTCCGGTGCAGGGTCTTTCGCTGCTGGAGCAGGCCGCAGCCGAGCGGGTCCAGCGCCAACAGAGCATCGCCGCCCATGCAGAAGTTGTCGCTCCGGCAGAAGTTGGCGCCCTAGCTGATGCTTCTGGGCCGGCGCGGGCCAGCGCCGAGCCCCAGTTGGGGGAATTTGACGAGACCTTCACCTGGTCGGCCGAGGTGCTCGCAGCCCAGGGCAAGCGGGTTGATCAGATTTCCCTAGAGGAGATCGATTGGCTGTCTCGCCTGCGCCAGGGGTTGGAGAAAACCCGCCAGGGTTTTGTCACCCAGTTGCTCGACAACCTCGGTGACGATCCCCTCACCCCTGAAATCCTTGACGACCTAGAAGGGGCCCTATTGCGGGCCGATGTGGGGGTTCAGGCCACCGACCGGGTGCTCGATGCCCTACGCAAGCGTCTTAACGAGGAGGTGGTGGATCCCACGGAGGGGATTCGCTTCCTCAAGGACCAGCTGCGGCAGGTGCTGCAGGGCCCGATTAAGGAGAGCGGCCAAGACCTTTTGGCCCCCCAGCGGGATCGCCTCAATGTTTGGCTGATGGTGGGGGTGAACGGGGTAGGTAAAACCACCACCCTGGGCAAGTTGGCCAACCTGGCAGTGCGCAGTGGCTACAGCTGCCTGATTGCGGCTGCGGATACTTTTCGGGCCGCGGCCGTCCAACAGGTGCAGGTTTGGGGTGATCGCAGCGACGTGCCGGTGATTGCCAACACCACTGCTAATGCCGATCCAGCGGCGGTCGTTTTTGATGCAATTGGGGCTGCCAAGGCCAAGGGCACCGAGCTGGTGCTTGTCGATACGGCTGGGCGCCTGCAGACCAAGCACAACCTGATGGAGGAGCTGGCCAAGGTGCGCCGGATCGTCGACAAATTGGCGCCGGAGGCGGCCGTGGAGTCGTTGTTGGTGCTTGATGCCAGCCAGGGTCAAAACGGCCTGAGGCAGGCCATGGCCTTTGCCAAGGCCGCTGGTTTGACTGGGGTTGTGATCACCAAGCTCGATGGCAGTGCCCGCGGGGGTGTGGCCCTGGCGGTGGCCTCCGAGGCGGGTCTGCCGATTCGTTTTGTGGGCGCGGGAGAGGGGATTCGCGATCTGCGACCGTTCAACAGTTTTGAGTTTGTGGAAGCGCTCCTGGCCAGTTAGGTCGCTATCTTTCGGGTCTCTTGAGGCCGTTTGGTGAGCACCATGCCGCCCAATGGCTCCGTTTTCTCGGCTTCGGCGTCTTTAAGCCAGTTGCTCGACAGCCTCAGCCAGGAGCAACGCCACAACCAGGAGCTGCTGGCCTCCCTGGCATTTGCCCTGCGCAGTTTCACCAACCTCAGCCGCTTTCTCGAGTTGGTGCCCCTGCTCACCAGCCGGCTGGTGAATGCCGAGGGTGCGATTTTGCTGGTCTTCCATGACGACGGACGCCTCTGGCACGACCAGCTACAGGCCACCCCAGCTGATCGTTGCGCCGAGCTGTTGCGCCAGCTTGCCGCCTTACCTGATGCTGATTTAGCTGCCTGCAGCGATCACCAATCGCTGGTGGCCCTGCTCGATGGATTGGTGGGGCGACTTTTGGGGGAGGTCGAGGTGGTCGCCACTTCCGTGGTGGCCCGCAACCGCCAGCGCGGACGTTTGTACGTTTTTGGCAACTCCCACGGTTTGCCCTGGAGTGGGATTCATCGCCGCCATCTCCAGTTGGTCGCCGATCTCACCGGGGTGGCCTTGGAAAGTGAGAGCCTCCTGCAGGCGAAGCAGCGCCACGAGCGGCTAGATCGCCAAATGAGCATTGGCGCAGAGATTCAAGCCCAGCTCCTGCCGGACCGTTGCCCGGTGATTGAGGGGGTTGATCTAGCTGCCCGATGTCGCTCGGCCTTTGCCGTTGGCGGCGACTATTACGACTTCATTCCCACTAGGCCCCAGCTGACGGGGCGCCGGCGGCAGGCCAGCCGCTGGGCCCTTGTGATGGGGGATGTGATGGGTAAGGGGGTGCCCGCTGGTCTGTTGATGACCCTGTTGCGCGGCATGTTGCGGGCAGAGGTTTTAAGCGGCCATCGCCCGGATCGGATTCTCCACGATCTCAACCAGCTGGCCCAGGAGGACCTGGACCATTCCCACCGCTTTGTGACCCTCTTCTATTCCGATTTCGATCCCCGCACCCGTCTGCTGCGCTATGCGAATGCGGCCCACAACCCCCCCCTGCTCTGGCGCCAAGCCCGCCGGCGGATCGAGCGCCTCGATGCACCGGGGTTATTAATTGGTCTCCAGCTGGATGTGAATTACGGATTAGGGCAGATCGTGCTGGAGCCAGGCGATGTGCTGCTCTATTACACCGATGGGGTTACGGAGGCCACGGGCTTAAACGGCGAACGCTTTGCTGAGCAACGCCTGCTAGCCCATCTCCAGACTGTCTGCGCATCGGGTCTGGGGGCCCAGGGCATCCTCGATGAGGTCTTTGCCCGCCTCGATCGCTTTGTGGGGGTAGATCACCAGCTCGAAGATGACGCCTCGATGGTGGTGCTGAAGGTGGAAGGGGGCATCCCTTGACCTTCCTGCCAAGCTGAGGGCTCGCTTCCAGCCAGCAGCGCCCAATGGCCGCCGAGCCCAATTCCGCTTCTTCGATTCCGGCCAGCACCTGGAGTGATCGCTTTGAGGAGGGCCTCAACCCCGCCATTGAGCGTTTTAACGCTTCGATCGGCTTCGACATTGCCCTGCTCCAGCAGGACATCGATGGATCCGTGGCCCATGCCCGCATGTTGGGCTCCTGTGGGGTGATTTCCGAGCAGGAGGCTTCCCAGTTGATTGGGGGCCTGGAGACGGTGCGCTCCGAGGCGGCGGCCGGCCAGTTCAACCCTGGCCTGGAGGCGGAAGACGTGCACTTTGCCGTTGAGCACCGCCTCATTGAATTGCTCGGACCCCTGGGCAAAAAACTGCATACCGGTCGCTCCCGCAACGACCAGGTGGGCACCGATGTGCGGCTCTGGTTGCGCGGCCAGATCGATGCCATCGATGCTGCCCTGATTCGCTACGAAAGGGCCCTCTTGAGCCAGGCGGAAACCCACCGCAGCACCTTGATCCCTGGCTACACCCACCTGCAGCGGGCCCAGCCTGTCTGCCTGGCCCACCATCTGCTGGCCTACATCGAGATGGCCGAGCGGGATCGCTGTCGTCTGGCCGATGTGCGCGGCAGGGTCAATATCTGTCCCCTGGGGGCGGCGGCCCTGGCCGGAACGCCCGTGCCGATTGATCGCAGGCAAACGGCCAGCGAATTGGGCTTCGCCGAGATCTATGCCAACAGCCTGGATGCCGTAAGCGATCGTGATTTCGCCGTGGAATTCATGGCGGCGGCGAGTTTGGTGTTGGTGCACCTCAGCCGCCTAAGTGAGGAGGTGATTCTCTGGGCCAGTGAGGAATTTGGCTTTATCGGCCTGACCGACCGCTGTGCCACCGGCAGCAGCCTGATGCCCCAGAAAAAGAACCCAGATGTGCCCGAATTGGTGCGCGGCAAGAGCGGCCGGGTGTTTGGTCATCTGGTGGGCCTGCTCACCATGATTAAGGGCCTACCCCTTGCCTACAACAAGGATTTCCAGGAAGACAAGGAGGCCCTTTTCGACGGCGTGCGCACCTGCCTGGATTGCCTAGAAGCGATGGCAATTTTGTTTGAGGAGGGCCTCGAGTTTCGCCCCCAACGCCTGGAGGCAGCAGTGGCTGCCGACTTCTCCAATGCCACTGATGTGGCCGATTATTTGGTGGCCAAGGGGGTGCCCTTTCGGGAGGCCTACCAACTGGTGGGTGGCCTGGTGAAAAGTTCCTTGGCGGAGGGGCTCCTGCTCAAGGACCTTCGCCTCGATCGCTGGAAAGAGCTTCATCCCTCCTTTGAAGCCGACATTTATGCGGCCATTGCCCCCCGCCAGGTTGTGGCGGCCCGCCGCAGTGAGGGTGGTACTGGCTTCGAGCAGGTGGATCAACAGCTGCAACGAATGCGCAGCCGCTTGGCTTGCTAGGCCCGGCCAGATGTAATTAGGCGATTTAGGCTTGCTTGGTTAGAGGCCCTTGGGCCCACATTTCAGCGGCCCCGGGGCCGACCTTGGTTCGTGAGCATTTTTGTTGGCAATCTCCCCTTCCGCGCAGAGCAGGAAGACGTGGCTGAGTTGTTTGCACCTTTTGGTGAAGTTGCGAATTGCGCCCTGCCCCTGGAGCGCGATACCGGGCGCAAGCGCGGTTTTGCCTTTGTGGAAATGGTCGATGACGCCGCCGAACTGAAGGCAATTGATGCCCTTCAGGGTGTGGAATTGATGGGTCGCCCCCTGCGGATCAACAAGGCGGAACCCCGCAGTGCTGGCGGTGGCGGCGGTGGGGCCCCCCGCCGCAACGAGGGCGGCTATGGCGGGGGCAGCTACTCAGGAGCTGGTGGGGGTGGGGGCTATGGCGCTGGTCGTGGCGCCTATGGCGGCGGTGCTGAGCGTGGATCAGCCCCTGAACGGGGATCGGGCGCCAAGGGATGGGAGGACCGCAGCTATGGCAGTGGAGCGCCTGCTGGAGACAGCTTTGATGCGGGCCGCACCCGTCGCCGCCGTAGCGGCAGCAGCGAGGCCTGACGGCTAGCCCAGGGTTTGGGCCTAGTAACCCCGCTCTTCCAGGGCCCGGGCAGCCTGGTCCAGCACCTCCGTGCCGGCGTCTTTTTGGCCAGCGGCCACACCGAGCTGGTGTCGCCAGGCCCGGGCGCCGTTTACCCCTTCCACCACATGAACCAAATGGCGGGCGATGGACCAAAGCCGATTGCCCCGCTGGAGCCAACCCTCGGCATAGGGAATCAGACCCCGCACCACTGTTGAGGCTTTGATCGGCGCAGCTTGGCTGTCGCCAAAAATGTCCCGGTCGACCCCAGCCCAGCGCAGGGGGTGGTCGTACACGGCCCTGCCCACCATCGCCCCATCCACCAGGGTCAGTTGTTCCTGGCAGGCAGCCAGGGTCTGGAGCCCCCCGTTGATTTCGATCCTGAGGTCAGGCCGATCGATCTTTAGTTGGTGCACCAACTCGTAGCGCAGGGGAGGGATCGTGCGGTTTTGCTTGGGATCGAGGCCCTCCAGCCAGGCCTTGCGGGCGTGCACGCTGAAGCGGCTTGCTCCGGCGGCGGCCACCGTGTCAACAAATTGCAGCAACTCCCCATAGGAATCGCGCTCGTCGATGCCGATGCGGTGTTTCACCGTTACGGGCAGGGCACTGGCGGCGGCCATGGCGGCAATGCAGCGGGCCACCTGGTCGGGTTCGGCCATCAGGCAGGCCCCAAACCTGCCTTTCTGCACCTTTTCGCTGGGGCAGCCCACGTTGAGATTGACCTCGTCGTAGCCCCAATCGGCCGCCAGGGCTGCAGCCTCCGCCAGCAGGACCGGATCGTCACCGCCCACCTGGAGGGCCAGCGGGTGTTCGCTTGGATCAAAGCCGATCAGGCGCTCCAGGCGGCCACCGGGCTGGCTGGCCTCCGGCAGTTTGCGGGCATGGTGCAGGGCCTGGGCCACCACCATTTCGGTGTAGAGCAGGCTGCGCTTGGTTATTTGGCGCATCGACACCCGGAAGTGCCGATCCGTGTAGTCCATCATTGGAGCCACACTGAAGCGATAGCTACTCCCGTCGACGTGCTCCATTCCCCCATGCTGCCCACCCGTGCCGCCGTGGTGGTGGCCGGCGGCGGGGCGGCGGGATTTATGGCCGCAATTGCCGCGGCCGAAGCCGGAGCTAGGGATGTCCATCTGCTGGAGGCGACCCCCGAACCCCTGGCCAAGGTGCGAATCAGTGGCGGTGGCCGCTGCAACGTCACCCATGCCTGTTGGGATCCCAGGGTTTTGGTAGGCCATTACCCCCGGGGATCCCAGGCCCTACGCGGCCCCTTTAGCCGTTTTGCCACGGGCGATGCCGTCGCCTGGTTTGACGACCACGGCCTGGAGCTGGTTGAGGAAGGCGATGGGCGGATGTTTCCCCGCTCCAATCGCTCGGAATCGGTAATTAAGACCCTGCGCCGGGCGGCCCAGTTGGCCGGGGTAGAGCTCCACCTCGGCACCGCCCTTCAAACGGCAGTGCCAATTGGCGCTCCTGGGGAGGGCTTTGAGCTGAAGCTGCGCTGTCCGGGGCCCGATGGTTCCCGCAGTGCGGCCATGCAGGCCGGTCAGCTTGTCTTGGCCACGGGTAGTCACCCAAGCGGCAGGCAGTTGGCCGCTGGCCTGGGCCACACCCTGGTGGCGCCCGTGCCCTCGCTGTTCACCCTGGCCCTCGCCGCTGACCCCCTGCGGCAGCTGGCGGGGGTGGCGATGGATCCGGTGGCAATGGAGCTGGAACTTTCCGCCGACTTGGCAACCGGCGATAGGGCAGTTGGCACAAAACGTTTTTGCCAACAGGGTCCGGTGCTGATTACCCACTGGGGCCTAAGTGGGCCGGCAACCCTGCGGCTGACGGCCTTTGCCGCCCGCGCCTTGAAGCAGGTGGGCTATCGCGCCGTCTTGAAGCTGGATTGGAGCGGCGGCCGCTCCCAGGCCCAGCTGGAGGGTTGGTTTGCCGAGGCCCGCAGCCACCAGGCCAAGCGCCAATTGACTAATTGGCGTCCCTGGCCCGAGCTGAGTCGCCGCCTTTGGGGGCATCTTTTGGTTCAGGTGGGGGCCGATCCAGAGCGGCGCTGGGCCGATCTCTCCAAGGTCCATCAGATCGGCCTGATTCAGGCCCTGCGGGCCAGCCGCTACGAAGTTACCGGCAGGGGACCCTTTGGCGAGGAGTTTGTAACCGCCGGTGGCGTGCCCTTGGCGGAATTGAGCTTGGCCACGATGGAAAGTCGGATTAGCAGCGGGCTTTATCTGGCCGGTGAGCTACTCGATGTCGATGGAATCACCGGTGGGTTCAACTTCCAACACTGCTGGAGTTCCGGTTGGCTGGTGGGGCAGGCGATTGCCGCTCGCCAGGGCTACTTGATCTGATCAAAGATCGAAAACATTGGCAAATACATCGCCAGCAGGATCGATCCCACAATCCCGCCCACAACCACGATCATCGCCGGTTCGAGCATGGCCGTGATCGCTTTTACGGCAGCCCCCACCTCGTCTTCGTAGAAGTCGGCCACCTTTGAGAGCATGGTGTCCATGCCACCGGTTTCTTCGCCAATGGCAAGCATGCTCAGGGCCATCTCTGGAAATACCTTTTTGCGCGATAGGGCCAGGCTGAGGGGCATTCCCTCCTGCACTTCGTTGCGGGAGGCTGTGATCGCATCGGCAATCAGGATGTTGCCAGCTATTTCGCGCACTATTTCTAGGGAATAGAGGATCGGAACACCTGCCCGGGTTAGGGAGCTGAAGGCTCTGCAGAACTGGGCTGTGGCTGTTTTTTGCAGCAGATCTCCAAATAGGGGCAGTTTCAGTAGCCAGCCATCTATGCGGCGCCGGCCATGGGCGCTGGCGTAATAGCGGCTAAATAGCCAACCCCCCAGCAATAGGGCGGCAGCCGCAAAGAGGGAAAAGATCGAGCGCAGCAGCTGGCTTAGGGTCACCATTAGTTGGGTGAATGGGGGCAGCTGGGCTCCTAAATCTTCGAAGATTCCTGAAAAGGTGGGGATTAAAAATATTGTCATACCTAGGAAAACTAAAACTGCAATTAAAAGCACCGCCATTGGATAGCCCAATGCCCCCTTGATTTGATTTTGCAATTTGGCGTTGTCTTCCAGCAGTTTGGCCAGGCGCTTTAGGGATTCATCCATTACCCCGCCGGCCTCGCCCGCTTCCACCATGGCAACCGTGAGCCGGTCAAATACCTGGGGCCATGCCCGCATCGCGGCTCCCAAGCTGCTGCCTTCGTTCACCTCACGGCAAAGGCTCACCAGGGACCGCTTGAACAGGGGCATTTTTTGCTGGGCTGCCAGCAAATCCAGGCTGCGCACGATGGGCACACCGGCATCCACCATGGCGGCCAATTTGTTGG
Encoded proteins:
- a CDS encoding tetratricopeptide repeat protein gives rise to the protein MAPRWLRAGVAAPLMLGLSLGNLPAARANLVPYVYIPQRVELEGAGLGIAQAASRLLRLGQAAEAAQLAALTVQLLPDDPRGWLLLAEAQLRSKQLKEAGTSLARAKELDPRNPGIWFAQGSLALREGKPEAAIELLGQGLKLDSNNAGAYFDIGNAHIQLAQPGPALKAFEQAAKLRRDFWEAINNQGLVLFDMGKTKEALGRWRQVLSLKPDAAETNLALATGLFSEAAGRQDSKYQEALALANKALAADPNYVLDSYQKDQLWGPKLRLITQELLQQSGLKAAVERALANANPDGNEEE
- the queG gene encoding tRNA epoxyqueuosine(34) reductase QueG, whose protein sequence is MLALALQLKEQARSLGFNPVGLAAVPGGERIALRTAALQRWLAAGYQADMGWMADPKRRAIEKLLPGVRSLLAVGLNYYVKTERAEGSLAVARYGWGRDYHRTIDRRLRQLGRWLEQQVPGVGWRACVDSAPLMDKAWAEEAGLGWIGKHGNLINRDQGSWLLIGHLLTDLELPADGPGQPLCGRCTACIEACPTGAIREPFVVDSRRCIAFHTIENRDAELPAAIEKGMGPWVAGCDICQDVCPWNQRELESSTDPDLQPRPWVLNLQATEALKWSDQNWDGKLRASALRRIKPWMWRRNIQAAEKSLAQQLPP
- a CDS encoding HpsJ family protein, with amino-acid sequence MSTASITRFGHLLRWVGITLVVLLALQMLVLLASWNWALEPFRQLFVDRLVGESPMALLGLVLMLYGSRLDQPGPERTPIRWVVGLVSIVLAITMVVAVPVSIGSEKATGEQVAQADGALAMQTLQLEREKQQLADPKAVDQVIAQAEKAGQIPATMSEQEKQLKARQFIDTQLKPQLEKQEQQLGQAKLGRDLAVQQRRFGGTWRAAVLAIAFGVLALVALI
- a CDS encoding DUF502 domain-containing protein, yielding MVQSNPKSDQPLANRFQQDLKNDLIAGLLVVIPLATTIWLATTVSRFVLAFLTSIPKQFNPFNTLNPLLLELINLGVGLLVPLLGILLIGLMARNIVGRWLLEFGEGTLLRIPVAGSVYKTLKQLLETFLQGSSSKFRRVVMVEYPREGLFALGFVTGVLGSAMQAGFTEPMLSVFIPTAPNPTTGWYTVVPERSVKDLDLSVEDAFRTIISAGIVNPDERETPNRSFSSLLAQLRAPQMS
- the nusB gene encoding transcription antitermination factor NusB → MQSRTLSRELALLMLGQTSDRGPGPKSLADGAMDVLLQQALSTLQQHVREALDLSAENLQTAQQQLLDSELQEQGDQQLPRVRKHLQAGLESAEQALNRLSASLELPRLLLLADQESVRMGAIQRSRAVLAQRETIDVELDGVMEGWRLGRLPRIDRDILRLAVVDLGQFATPAAVACNEAVELANRYSDEQGRRMINGVLRRYTAAKAAGHIPSQVLTSGEA
- the ftsY gene encoding signal recognition particle-docking protein FtsY, which codes for MVYDWFNRTGEGGQAPQEETPAAEQAAPVDPNAEALEWAKQAYARLKAQQQAAKEEAAIQETAKEQHAPQPDPVQEQVVPAEPAQQQPLADPQTAAPPTTAPETPAPVQGLSLLEQAAAERVQRQQSIAAHAEVVAPAEVGALADASGPARASAEPQLGEFDETFTWSAEVLAAQGKRVDQISLEEIDWLSRLRQGLEKTRQGFVTQLLDNLGDDPLTPEILDDLEGALLRADVGVQATDRVLDALRKRLNEEVVDPTEGIRFLKDQLRQVLQGPIKESGQDLLAPQRDRLNVWLMVGVNGVGKTTTLGKLANLAVRSGYSCLIAAADTFRAAAVQQVQVWGDRSDVPVIANTTANADPAAVVFDAIGAAKAKGTELVLVDTAGRLQTKHNLMEELAKVRRIVDKLAPEAAVESLLVLDASQGQNGLRQAMAFAKAAGLTGVVITKLDGSARGGVALAVASEAGLPIRFVGAGEGIRDLRPFNSFEFVEALLAS
- a CDS encoding PP2C family protein-serine/threonine phosphatase, translated to MPPNGSVFSASASLSQLLDSLSQEQRHNQELLASLAFALRSFTNLSRFLELVPLLTSRLVNAEGAILLVFHDDGRLWHDQLQATPADRCAELLRQLAALPDADLAACSDHQSLVALLDGLVGRLLGEVEVVATSVVARNRQRGRLYVFGNSHGLPWSGIHRRHLQLVADLTGVALESESLLQAKQRHERLDRQMSIGAEIQAQLLPDRCPVIEGVDLAARCRSAFAVGGDYYDFIPTRPQLTGRRRQASRWALVMGDVMGKGVPAGLLMTLLRGMLRAEVLSGHRPDRILHDLNQLAQEDLDHSHRFVTLFYSDFDPRTRLLRYANAAHNPPLLWRQARRRIERLDAPGLLIGLQLDVNYGLGQIVLEPGDVLLYYTDGVTEATGLNGERFAEQRLLAHLQTVCASGLGAQGILDEVFARLDRFVGVDHQLEDDASMVVLKVEGGIP
- the argH gene encoding argininosuccinate lyase, which translates into the protein MAAEPNSASSIPASTWSDRFEEGLNPAIERFNASIGFDIALLQQDIDGSVAHARMLGSCGVISEQEASQLIGGLETVRSEAAAGQFNPGLEAEDVHFAVEHRLIELLGPLGKKLHTGRSRNDQVGTDVRLWLRGQIDAIDAALIRYERALLSQAETHRSTLIPGYTHLQRAQPVCLAHHLLAYIEMAERDRCRLADVRGRVNICPLGAAALAGTPVPIDRRQTASELGFAEIYANSLDAVSDRDFAVEFMAAASLVLVHLSRLSEEVILWASEEFGFIGLTDRCATGSSLMPQKKNPDVPELVRGKSGRVFGHLVGLLTMIKGLPLAYNKDFQEDKEALFDGVRTCLDCLEAMAILFEEGLEFRPQRLEAAVAADFSNATDVADYLVAKGVPFREAYQLVGGLVKSSLAEGLLLKDLRLDRWKELHPSFEADIYAAIAPRQVVAARRSEGGTGFEQVDQQLQRMRSRLAC
- a CDS encoding RNA-binding protein translates to MSIFVGNLPFRAEQEDVAELFAPFGEVANCALPLERDTGRKRGFAFVEMVDDAAELKAIDALQGVELMGRPLRINKAEPRSAGGGGGGAPRRNEGGYGGGSYSGAGGGGGYGAGRGAYGGGAERGSAPERGSGAKGWEDRSYGSGAPAGDSFDAGRTRRRRSGSSEA
- the dusA gene encoding tRNA dihydrouridine(20/20a) synthase DusA, which codes for MEHVDGSSYRFSVAPMMDYTDRHFRVSMRQITKRSLLYTEMVVAQALHHARKLPEASQPGGRLERLIGFDPSEHPLALQVGGDDPVLLAEAAALAADWGYDEVNLNVGCPSEKVQKGRFGACLMAEPDQVARCIAAMAAASALPVTVKHRIGIDERDSYGELLQFVDTVAAAGASRFSVHARKAWLEGLDPKQNRTIPPLRYELVHQLKIDRPDLRIEINGGLQTLAACQEQLTLVDGAMVGRAVYDHPLRWAGVDRDIFGDSQAAPIKASTVVRGLIPYAEGWLQRGNRLWSIARHLVHVVEGVNGARAWRHQLGVAAGQKDAGTEVLDQAARALEERGY